A stretch of the Dyella telluris genome encodes the following:
- the epmA gene encoding EF-P lysine aminoacylase EpmA, translating to MNLHLAGRLHLRARLYALIRAFFAEREVLEVETPILSAAGNTDPNIESFSTSFSGHVDAGARVRWMRTSPEYPLKRLLAEGIGDCYELGRVFRNGEAGGRHNPEFTMLEWYRIGWDHRRLMEETIALVEAALAMMGQRAEVWIEGYRQLFIDELGIDPAHAPIAQLQVPLEEFNINPDGLTRDDWLDLLITHRLQPSFPTNRITVIHDYPASQCALAKVRPGDPPLAERFELYLGRYELANGYHELNDAAEQRRRFERDNEVRRSRGQPAVPMDERLLETLDTMPDCAGVALGIERLLMCLVGTDAIADVLTYPFAEA from the coding sequence ATGAACCTGCACCTGGCCGGTCGCCTGCACCTGCGTGCTCGACTTTACGCATTGATCCGTGCGTTCTTTGCGGAGCGCGAAGTGCTGGAGGTGGAGACGCCGATCCTGTCGGCGGCAGGCAACACCGACCCGAACATCGAGAGCTTCAGCACCAGCTTCAGCGGTCACGTGGACGCCGGCGCGCGCGTGCGCTGGATGCGCACGTCGCCGGAGTATCCGCTGAAGCGCCTGCTGGCCGAAGGCATCGGCGACTGCTATGAGCTCGGCCGCGTGTTCCGCAATGGCGAAGCGGGCGGTCGGCACAATCCCGAATTCACCATGCTGGAGTGGTACCGCATCGGTTGGGATCATCGCCGGCTGATGGAAGAAACCATCGCATTGGTGGAAGCAGCACTGGCCATGATGGGGCAGCGGGCCGAAGTGTGGATCGAAGGATATCGCCAACTCTTCATCGACGAACTGGGCATCGACCCGGCCCACGCCCCGATTGCACAGCTGCAGGTGCCGCTGGAAGAGTTCAACATCAACCCGGACGGCCTCACACGCGACGACTGGCTCGACCTGCTGATCACGCATCGGCTGCAGCCATCGTTCCCGACCAACCGCATTACCGTGATCCACGACTACCCGGCGTCGCAGTGCGCACTGGCCAAGGTGCGTCCCGGCGATCCGCCGCTGGCCGAGCGCTTCGAGTTGTACCTGGGCCGTTATGAGCTGGCGAACGGTTACCACGAGCTCAACGATGCCGCCGAGCAGCGTCGTCGTTTCGAGCGCGACAACGAGGTGCGCCGTTCGCGCGGGCAGCCAGCTGTTCCCATGGATGAGCGCCTGCTGGAAACGTTGGACACCATGCCCGATTGCGCCGGCGTGGCGCTGGGCATTGAACGGTTGCTGATGTGCCTGGTGGGAACGGATGCCATTGCCGACGTGCTCACGTACCCCTTTGCCGAGGCCTGA
- the gloA2 gene encoding SMU1112c/YaeR family gloxylase I-like metalloprotein: MASNLLPAIHHVALICSDYARSKAFYSETLGLRIIHEAYRAERDSWKLDLEVSPGVSLELFSFPAAPKRPSRPEAQGLRHLAFAVPDVDAVITTLNERGVTCEPVRVDEFTGRRFTFFADPDDLPIELYEA, from the coding sequence ATGGCGTCAAACCTGTTGCCGGCGATCCATCATGTGGCGCTGATCTGTTCGGACTATGCGCGCTCCAAGGCGTTCTACAGCGAGACGCTGGGTTTGCGCATCATCCACGAGGCGTACCGGGCTGAGCGCGATTCGTGGAAGCTCGATCTGGAAGTGTCGCCGGGCGTCAGCCTTGAGCTTTTTTCGTTTCCTGCGGCGCCGAAGCGTCCGTCGCGACCCGAGGCACAAGGCTTGCGCCATCTGGCGTTCGCCGTGCCGGACGTCGATGCAGTGATCACCACGTTGAACGAGCGTGGCGTGACCTGCGAGCCCGTGCGCGTGGATGAGTTCACGGGGCGGCGCTTTACCTTCTTCGCCGACCCAGACGACCTGCCCATCGAGCTGTACGAGGCATAG
- the aqpZ gene encoding aquaporin Z, which yields MSMGKRLGAEFFGTFWLVFGGCGSAIFAAAFPELGIGFAGVALAFGLTVVTMAYAVGHISGAHFNPAVTLGLCAGGRFPAKDVVPYWVAQVIGGLVAGTALYVIASGKLGFDASAGFASNGYGEHSPGGYSLAACMVAEFILTAFFLIVINGTTHKLAPTGFAPLAIGLTLTLIHLISIPITNTSVNPARSTAVAFFQGSWAISQLWMFWLIPLIGGAVGGLIYKHLLDSRES from the coding sequence ATGAGTATGGGCAAGCGTTTGGGAGCAGAGTTCTTCGGTACGTTCTGGTTGGTGTTCGGCGGCTGCGGCAGCGCCATCTTCGCGGCGGCATTCCCGGAACTGGGCATCGGTTTTGCGGGCGTCGCCCTCGCCTTCGGCCTCACCGTGGTCACCATGGCGTACGCCGTGGGTCATATCTCCGGTGCGCACTTCAACCCGGCGGTCACGCTCGGTCTGTGCGCCGGCGGCCGTTTTCCCGCCAAGGACGTCGTGCCCTACTGGGTCGCCCAGGTCATCGGCGGCCTGGTGGCCGGCACGGCGCTCTACGTCATCGCCAGCGGCAAGCTGGGGTTTGACGCCAGCGCGGGCTTTGCCTCCAACGGCTACGGCGAGCATTCGCCCGGCGGTTATTCGCTGGCCGCGTGCATGGTTGCCGAGTTCATCCTTACCGCCTTCTTCCTGATTGTCATCAACGGCACCACCCACAAGCTGGCACCGACCGGCTTCGCTCCGCTGGCCATCGGCCTCACGCTTACCCTTATCCACTTGATCAGCATCCCGATCACCAACACCTCGGTGAACCCGGCACGCAGCACGGCCGTGGCCTTCTTCCAGGGCAGCTGGGCCATCAGCCAGCTGTGGATGTTCTGGCTCATTCCGCTGATCGGAGGCGCGGTGGGAGGCCTGATCTACAAGCACCTGCTGGATTCGCGCGAAAGCTGA
- a CDS encoding MFS transporter codes for MTQAIPTTSELASPERRLGARDIQTLLLASLGGALEFYDFVVFVFFALPLSHLFFPPDMAPWLARLQVYGIFAAGYLARPLGGIVMAHFGDRQGRKRMFTLSVFLMALPTLAIGLLPVYASVGVLAPLLLLVMRVVQGVAIGGEVPGAWVFVAEHAPRGRTGMACACLTSGLTVGILIGSLTAAWINHHLAPADVLAWGWRVPFLLGGVFGFIAVWLRRWLSETPVFAQLRERKELSRELPLRQVLASHGDSVALSMAVTWMLTAAILVLILLLPNLAQKSFGIAPDLAFLGNSLAAFSLGVGCIAFGWLVDRIGAAWALLLGSVALVTVTYVLFGDLAAGGAHFLPLYALTGFLVGTVSVVPTIMVAAFPAPIRYSGISFAYNVAYAVFGASTATLIGYLAERAGRMAPAHYVTITAVVSVLAALWLLAKRKGSGELAD; via the coding sequence ATGACGCAAGCCATCCCGACCACATCCGAGCTGGCCTCTCCGGAGCGCCGCCTGGGCGCGCGTGATATCCAGACCCTGCTGCTCGCCTCCCTGGGCGGTGCGCTGGAGTTCTACGATTTCGTGGTTTTCGTGTTCTTCGCGCTGCCTCTGAGCCACCTGTTCTTTCCTCCGGACATGGCACCGTGGCTGGCGCGCTTGCAGGTCTATGGCATCTTTGCCGCCGGTTATCTCGCCCGCCCGCTGGGCGGCATCGTGATGGCCCACTTCGGTGACCGCCAGGGCCGAAAGCGCATGTTCACGCTCAGCGTGTTCCTGATGGCGCTGCCCACGCTGGCCATCGGCCTGCTGCCGGTCTACGCCAGCGTCGGCGTGCTGGCGCCACTGCTGTTGCTGGTCATGCGCGTGGTGCAGGGCGTGGCCATCGGCGGTGAGGTGCCCGGCGCCTGGGTGTTCGTGGCCGAGCATGCGCCCCGCGGGCGCACCGGCATGGCCTGCGCCTGCCTGACCTCGGGCCTCACCGTGGGCATCCTGATCGGTTCGCTGACGGCGGCATGGATCAACCACCACCTTGCGCCGGCCGATGTGCTGGCCTGGGGCTGGCGCGTGCCGTTCCTGCTGGGTGGCGTGTTCGGCTTCATCGCCGTGTGGCTGCGCCGCTGGCTGAGTGAAACGCCGGTGTTTGCCCAGTTGCGCGAGCGCAAGGAGCTCAGTCGCGAGTTGCCGTTGCGCCAGGTGCTGGCCAGTCATGGTGACAGTGTGGCGCTGTCGATGGCGGTGACGTGGATGCTGACCGCGGCCATCCTTGTGCTGATCCTGTTGCTGCCGAACCTGGCACAGAAGTCGTTCGGCATCGCCCCTGACCTGGCCTTCCTCGGCAACAGCCTTGCGGCTTTCAGCCTGGGCGTGGGCTGCATTGCCTTCGGCTGGCTGGTCGATCGCATCGGTGCGGCCTGGGCATTGCTGCTGGGCTCTGTGGCTCTGGTGACGGTGACCTACGTGCTGTTCGGTGACCTGGCTGCCGGCGGCGCGCACTTCCTGCCGCTGTATGCGCTTACCGGTTTTCTGGTGGGCACGGTGTCGGTGGTGCCGACCATCATGGTGGCGGCCTTCCCGGCGCCCATCCGTTACTCCGGTATTTCCTTCGCGTACAACGTCGCCTATGCGGTATTCGGTGCCAGCACGGCCACGCTGATCGGCTATCTCGCCGAGCGGGCCGGGCGCATGGCGCCAGCCCACTACGTGACGATCACGGCCGTCGTCAGCGTGTTGGCTGCACTCTGGCTGCTGGCAAAGCGGAAGGGTTCGGGCGAACTGGCGGACTGA
- the hflD gene encoding high frequency lysogenization protein HflD, with amino-acid sequence MNEERVLALAGLFQAATLAQQLANDGRCDDIAMAASMASVFRLDAPSVVGVYGDVSAVRLGLRQLITLLDENNRDVAVTRMAFTVMKLERSLSRRSDLLDRLQQGIVAAQRQVEHFGADSPQVVKRLAELYATTLSTLKPRVMVTGSPQQLQQPAVVEKVRTNLLAAVRSAVLWRQLGGRQWQMLLYRRQCSMLARGLLTGSTINNT; translated from the coding sequence ATGAACGAAGAGCGCGTGCTGGCCCTGGCTGGCCTGTTCCAGGCCGCCACGCTCGCCCAGCAACTGGCCAATGACGGCCGCTGCGACGACATCGCCATGGCCGCCAGCATGGCCAGCGTGTTCCGGCTCGACGCGCCCTCAGTGGTGGGTGTCTACGGGGACGTATCGGCCGTGCGGCTGGGCCTGCGCCAGCTGATCACCCTGCTGGACGAGAACAACCGCGATGTCGCGGTGACGCGCATGGCGTTCACCGTGATGAAGCTTGAGCGCAGCCTGTCGCGCCGCAGCGATCTGCTTGATCGCCTGCAGCAGGGCATCGTGGCCGCGCAGCGTCAGGTGGAGCATTTCGGCGCGGATTCGCCACAAGTGGTCAAGCGGCTTGCCGAGCTATACGCCACCACGCTGTCCACGCTCAAGCCACGCGTGATGGTGACCGGCAGCCCCCAACAGCTGCAGCAGCCGGCCGTGGTGGAAAAGGTGCGCACCAACCTGCTCGCTGCCGTGCGCTCCGCCGTGCTGTGGCGCCAGCTGGGCGGACGCCAGTGGCAGATGCTGCTCTATCGCCGCCAGTGCAGCATGCTGGCACGCGGGTTGTTGACCGGTTCGACCATCAACAACACCTGA
- the mnmA gene encoding tRNA 2-thiouridine(34) synthase MnmA: protein MKVMLGISGGVDSSVAALLLQQSGHAVEGLFMQNWEEDDRDGPCTADVDRKDAVAVCGRLGIPFHARNFAAEYWDGVFEHFLAEYRAGRTPNPDVLCNREIKFKTFLDEAKALGAGKIATGHYARVDFHEGKYRLLRAVDAAKDQTYFLHALGQQQLAATLFPVGEIEKSLVRQMALDAALPTHAKKDSTGICFIGERDFRSFLAQYIPAQPGPMRTPEGETVGEHQGVMYYTLGQRNGLGIGGRQGAGGDAWYVVGKDVPGNVLYVAQGGENHWLYSRRLHAEPPSWVAGEPPARRFRCTAKTRYRQADQACEVFVLDDGLEVVFDEPQRAVTPGQSVVFYDGDACLGGAVIDRTDAPFGGWNDAVALPASIESLSGV, encoded by the coding sequence GTGAAAGTGATGCTGGGTATCTCCGGTGGCGTGGACTCTTCGGTGGCGGCCCTGCTGCTGCAGCAGTCGGGCCATGCGGTGGAAGGCCTCTTCATGCAGAACTGGGAAGAAGACGACCGCGACGGCCCCTGTACCGCCGACGTGGATCGCAAGGACGCCGTGGCGGTGTGCGGCAGGCTGGGCATTCCCTTCCACGCCCGCAATTTCGCCGCCGAGTACTGGGACGGCGTGTTCGAGCATTTCCTTGCCGAATACCGCGCGGGCCGCACGCCGAACCCGGACGTGCTGTGCAATCGCGAGATCAAGTTCAAGACCTTCCTGGACGAGGCGAAGGCGCTGGGCGCCGGCAAGATCGCCACCGGCCACTACGCCCGCGTGGACTTCCACGAGGGCAAGTACCGCCTGCTGCGGGCCGTGGATGCGGCCAAGGACCAGACCTATTTCCTGCATGCGCTGGGTCAGCAGCAGCTGGCCGCCACGCTGTTCCCGGTGGGCGAGATCGAGAAGTCGCTGGTGCGCCAGATGGCGCTGGACGCGGCCCTGCCCACCCACGCCAAGAAAGACTCCACCGGCATCTGCTTCATCGGCGAGCGCGATTTCCGCAGCTTCCTGGCCCAGTACATCCCGGCCCAGCCCGGCCCGATGCGCACGCCGGAAGGCGAAACCGTGGGCGAACACCAGGGCGTGATGTATTACACCCTGGGCCAGCGCAACGGCCTGGGCATCGGCGGCCGGCAAGGCGCCGGTGGCGATGCCTGGTACGTGGTGGGCAAGGACGTTCCCGGCAATGTGCTCTACGTGGCCCAGGGTGGCGAGAACCATTGGCTGTACTCGCGTCGCCTGCACGCCGAGCCGCCGAGCTGGGTGGCCGGCGAGCCACCGGCAAGGCGTTTTCGCTGTACGGCCAAAACCCGTTATCGCCAGGCCGACCAGGCCTGCGAAGTATTTGTGCTGGACGACGGCCTCGAGGTGGTGTTTGACGAACCCCAGCGCGCCGTCACACCGGGCCAGTCGGTGGTTTTCTACGATGGCGATGCCTGTCTCGGCGGCGCCGTGATCGACCGCACCGATGCTCCCTTCGGCGGCTGGAATGATGCCGTTGCCCTCCCCGCCTCCATAGAGTCCCTGTCCGGTGTTTGA
- a CDS encoding NUDIX hydrolase: MADPTLIPLQVWCPHVTVACVVADGDRFLMVEEEVNGRLAYNQPAGHLDDGESLTTAALRETLEETGWTVDLEHLLGIHQWRSTEHGDGVVRFSFAARPVSHDPERRLDDGIRRAIWLTRDEIVALGDQLRSPLVLLSIDAWLSGQRHPLHLLHSLLAEDRYP, encoded by the coding sequence ATGGCCGATCCCACGCTGATTCCCCTGCAAGTCTGGTGCCCGCACGTCACAGTGGCCTGCGTGGTTGCCGACGGTGACCGCTTCCTCATGGTCGAAGAGGAGGTCAATGGCCGCCTGGCGTATAACCAGCCGGCCGGCCATCTGGATGACGGGGAGAGCCTGACGACCGCCGCGCTGCGCGAAACGCTGGAGGAAACCGGCTGGACGGTGGATCTCGAGCACCTGCTGGGCATTCACCAGTGGCGCAGCACCGAGCATGGCGACGGTGTGGTCCGCTTCAGTTTCGCCGCCCGGCCGGTGAGCCACGATCCGGAGCGCCGACTGGATGACGGCATCCGTCGCGCCATTTGGCTCACCCGTGACGAAATCGTGGCGCTAGGTGACCAATTGCGCAGCCCGCTGGTGCTCCTGAGCATCGACGCCTGGCTGTCCGGCCAGCGCCATCCGCTGCACCTGTTGCACAGCCTGCTGGCCGAGGACCGTTACCCGTGA
- the clpS gene encoding ATP-dependent Clp protease adapter ClpS, which yields MAHEPEHEQGTGHGLALETSRPEVARPPLFQVVLLNDDFTPMDFVVEVLRSFFSLDQERAVQVMLHVHTRGKGVCGVFTREVAETKVTQVNEYSRAHQHPLLCTMEKL from the coding sequence ATGGCTCACGAACCCGAACACGAACAAGGCACCGGTCACGGTCTGGCGCTGGAAACCTCCCGTCCGGAGGTGGCCCGGCCACCGCTCTTCCAGGTAGTACTGCTCAATGACGATTTCACGCCGATGGATTTTGTGGTCGAAGTGCTGAGGAGCTTCTTCAGCCTGGATCAGGAACGCGCGGTACAGGTGATGTTGCATGTCCATACGCGCGGGAAGGGAGTCTGCGGGGTATTCACCCGGGAAGTCGCTGAAACCAAGGTGACCCAGGTGAACGAATATTCACGTGCTCATCAACACCCGTTGTTGTGCACTATGGAAAAGCTCTGA